From Alosa sapidissima isolate fAloSap1 chromosome 7, fAloSap1.pri, whole genome shotgun sequence, the proteins below share one genomic window:
- the LOC121713021 gene encoding TLD domain-containing protein 2-like isoform X2: MTQLVKVKVNLFREVKAPSYRLVRGDNDDDGDEDFHILELDDMERLQGSLESASSPWDSAHQPGQNRATSFEITVADQSQLFRIDHIQQISRHLPVALTVCKWALVYCTNRHGRSLGTLYRNMGKWDCCMLIFIRDNRGQVFGAFCTSPLKVSSSFYGTGQGFLFSFAPYLQVYRWTYANSYFIKGGKEFLAFGGGGGRFGLWLCGDLIRGRSQRCETFDNDLLSSTEDFFIDELEVWALV; this comes from the exons GTCAACCTCTTCCGAGAGGTCAAGGCCCCGTCCTACAGGTTGGTCCGAGGGGACAACGATGACGATGGCGACGAGGACTTCCACATCCTGGAGCTGGACGACATGGAGAGGCTGCAGGGCTCTCTGGAGAGTGCCAGCTCCCCCTGGGACTCCGCCCACCAGCCAGGCCAGAACAGGGCCACCTCCTTTGAGATCACAGTGGCCGACCAGAGCCAGCTATTCCGCATTGATCACATCCAGCAG ATCTCCAGACACCTTCCTGTGGCTCTGACGGTGTGCAAGTGGGCACTAGTCTACTGTACGAACAGACACGGCCGAAGTCTTGGTACACTGTACAGGAACATGGGGAAGTGGGACTGCTGCATGCTGATCTTCATCAGAGACAACCGTGGACAG GTGTTTGGTGCCTTTTGCACATCTCCTCTCAAAGTCAGCTCCTCCTTCTATGGCACAGGCCAAGGTTTCCTGTTCTCCTTTGCCCCGTACCTGCAG GTTTATAGATGGACATATGCCAACTCCTACTTCATAAAGGGCGGCAAGGAGTTTCTAGCATTTGGTGGAGGAGG GGGTCGCTTTGGTCTCTGGCTTTGCGGAGACTTGATCCGTGGACGGAGCCAGAGGTGCGAAACGTTTGATAATGATCTCCTGTCGTCGACCGAAGACTTCTTTATTGATGAGCTCGAAGTCTGGGCCCTTGTCTGA
- the LOC121713021 gene encoding TLD domain-containing protein 2-like isoform X1 yields MLKSFCSQSLVNLFREVKAPSYRLVRGDNDDDGDEDFHILELDDMERLQGSLESASSPWDSAHQPGQNRATSFEITVADQSQLFRIDHIQQISRHLPVALTVCKWALVYCTNRHGRSLGTLYRNMGKWDCCMLIFIRDNRGQVFGAFCTSPLKVSSSFYGTGQGFLFSFAPYLQVYRWTYANSYFIKGGKEFLAFGGGGGRFGLWLCGDLIRGRSQRCETFDNDLLSSTEDFFIDELEVWALV; encoded by the exons ATGCTGAAATCTTTCTGCTCACAATCCCTG GTCAACCTCTTCCGAGAGGTCAAGGCCCCGTCCTACAGGTTGGTCCGAGGGGACAACGATGACGATGGCGACGAGGACTTCCACATCCTGGAGCTGGACGACATGGAGAGGCTGCAGGGCTCTCTGGAGAGTGCCAGCTCCCCCTGGGACTCCGCCCACCAGCCAGGCCAGAACAGGGCCACCTCCTTTGAGATCACAGTGGCCGACCAGAGCCAGCTATTCCGCATTGATCACATCCAGCAG ATCTCCAGACACCTTCCTGTGGCTCTGACGGTGTGCAAGTGGGCACTAGTCTACTGTACGAACAGACACGGCCGAAGTCTTGGTACACTGTACAGGAACATGGGGAAGTGGGACTGCTGCATGCTGATCTTCATCAGAGACAACCGTGGACAG GTGTTTGGTGCCTTTTGCACATCTCCTCTCAAAGTCAGCTCCTCCTTCTATGGCACAGGCCAAGGTTTCCTGTTCTCCTTTGCCCCGTACCTGCAG GTTTATAGATGGACATATGCCAACTCCTACTTCATAAAGGGCGGCAAGGAGTTTCTAGCATTTGGTGGAGGAGG GGGTCGCTTTGGTCTCTGGCTTTGCGGAGACTTGATCCGTGGACGGAGCCAGAGGTGCGAAACGTTTGATAATGATCTCCTGTCGTCGACCGAAGACTTCTTTATTGATGAGCTCGAAGTCTGGGCCCTTGTCTGA
- the kcnk15 gene encoding potassium channel subfamily K member 15, with translation MEEWRSSAVPERKMKKQNVRTLSLILCMFSYLLVGAAVFDALESESESSRKRILEQKRSEMKRKYRFSEDDYREIERVVLQAEPHRAGRQWKFAGSFYFAITVITTIGYGHAAPGTDAGKVFCMFYAVLGIPLTLVMFQSLGERMNTFVRYLLSRLKRCLGMRRTEVSMENMVFVGFLSCLGTLCFGAAAFSYFEGWTFFHAYYYCFITLTTIGFGDFVALQKKGDLQEKTPYVAFSFMYILVGLTVIGAFLNLVVLRFLTMNTEDERRDARERASLKRGHQGDMCPPAGSGGGGGDGDGRDGHAARSHSTLFLPMEEGTSRINLIPSPAEEQNDTEHVQRLHLYHHHHHHTPSRPPPLALPRARSRSGQGSLCSCLCYKLGICDSPLPSPHEHTGGHINSVYYNSISYRIQSGTPSPRDNTGLSSPGSTLSPVHSFREYPRSRRKSV, from the exons ATGGAGGAGTGGCGTAGTTCAGC CGTTCCTGAGCGCAAGATGAAGAAGCAGAACGTTCGGACCCTGTCTTTGATCCTGTGCATGTTCTCTTACCTGCTCGTGGGGGCTGCGGTGTTCGACGCGCTGGAGTCCGAGTCGGAGAGCTCCAGGAAGCGTATCCTGGAACAAAAACGCAGCGAAATGAAGAGGAAGTATCGCTTTTCCGAAGATGACTACCGGGAGATCGAACGAGTGGTTCTGCAGGCTGAGCCTCACCGCGCCGGCAGACAGTGGAAATTTGCTGGATCCTTTTATTTTGCTATAACCGTGATCACAACCATAG GTTACGGCCACGCGGCCCCAGGCACTGATGCGGGGAAGGTCTTCTGCATGTTCTACGCCGTGCTGGGTATCCCTCTCACCCTTGTGATGTTCCAGAGCCTGGGCGAGCGCATGAACACCTTTGTGCGCTACCTGCTGAGCCGGCTCAAGCGGTGCCTAGGCATGCGCCGGACCGAGGTCTCCATGGAGAACATGGTGTTCGTGGGCTTCCTGTCGTGCCTGGGAACACTGTGTTTCGGCGCAGCCGCCTTCTCCTACTTCGAGGGCTGGACCTTTTTCCACGCCTACTACTACTGCTTCATCACGCTGACCACCATTGGCTTCGGCGACTTCGTGGCGCTGCAGAAGAAGGGCGACCTGCAGGAGAAGACGCCCTACGTGGCCTTCAGCTTCATGTACATCCTGGTGGGGCTGACTGTCATCGGGGCCTTCCTCAACCTGGTGGTGCTGCGCTTCCTCACCATGAACACCGAGGACGAGCGCCGCGACGCCAGGGAGCGCGCCTCCCTCAAGAGGGGCCACCAGGGGGACATGTGTCCCCCCGCAGGGAGTGGAGGCGGCGGTGGTGACGGTGACGGTCGGGATGGACACGCTGCCCGCAGCCACAGCACCCTGTTCCTGCCCATGGAGGAGGGCACCAGCCGAATCAACCTCATCCCCTCTCCGGCCGAGGAGCAGAACGACACCGAGCATGTCCAGCGCCTCCACctgtaccaccaccaccaccatcacacgCCATCGCGGCCGCCCCCGCTGGCCCTCCCGAGGGCCCGGAGCCGCTCGGGCCAGGGCTCCCTCTGCTCCTGCCTGTGCTACAAGCTGGGGATATGCGACAGCCCCCTGCCCTCACCACACGAGCACACAGGGGGACACATCAACTCTGTCTATTACAACTCCATCTCCTACAGGATCCAGAGTGGGACCCCCAGCCCCAGGGACAACACGGGGCTCTCTTCCCCAGGTAGTACTCTCTCCCCGGTCCACAGCTTCAGGGAGTACCCCCGCTCACGCAGGAAGTCCGTATAG